One Candidatus Lernaella stagnicola DNA window includes the following coding sequences:
- a CDS encoding polymer-forming cytoskeletal protein produces MFPDIADEEESGMMQEQQDVATAAKPNTFIGKGSEFVGKLTFEGTVRIDGKIDGEIFSKGTLIVGPEAEVKAKIHVDTVYISGLVRGNISAAKKIVMKAPGRLYGNIQTPTLVVEEGVIFEGNCKMDSVAQHEERDAPAAPASSFKMTSPPPSTTAKSTGTGTSDTDKE; encoded by the coding sequence ATGTTTCCCGACATCGCAGATGAGGAGGAGTCTGGGATGATGCAAGAACAACAGGACGTGGCCACGGCTGCCAAACCGAACACCTTCATTGGGAAGGGCAGTGAGTTTGTCGGCAAACTGACTTTCGAGGGAACGGTCCGTATCGACGGCAAGATCGACGGCGAGATTTTCTCGAAGGGAACGTTGATTGTCGGTCCCGAGGCAGAGGTCAAGGCGAAGATTCACGTCGACACAGTCTATATTTCCGGCTTGGTGCGGGGCAACATCTCCGCAGCTAAAAAGATTGTCATGAAGGCGCCGGGTCGGTTGTACGGCAATATTCAGACACCGACACTGGTTGTTGAAGAAGGCGTCATCTTTGAAGGTAACTGCAAGATGGACAGCGTTGCGCAGCACGAAGAGCGCGATGCGCCGGCGGCTCCGGCTTCTTCCTTCAAAATGACTTCGCCGCCGCCGTCGACAACGGCCAAAAGCACGGGCACGGGCACGAGCGACACGGACAAAGAATAA
- a CDS encoding sodium:proton antiporter → MKRVFFLIAILLLCVVGWAQADAPDPLPVETPPTESPAEPAAAPIAEQPLDTPVVAQPAETLPVAAPETAPADAPAAESGHGGGHHGVPGDELSLLWVIPFAGILLSIALFPLFAPHFWHEHFPKIAAFWALAFSVPFLVLFKGPAIYSLLHIYLVDYIPFIILLWGLYTAAGAMIVRGTLRGSPAVNLLLLLIGTLLASWIGTTGASMLLIRPVLRANAWRKNKTHVVVFFIFLVSNIGGSLTPLGDPPLFLGFIHGVSFFWTLHLLPQMFFVVSLLLALFFAMDSYYFRQEGPAPDDGVAEPVKLDGLHNILFFGGIMGAVLFSGMAKLGHLTVGGVHVEYQNLIRDGVIVLMGVLSIMSTKKQLRDDNEFTWFPIKEVAYLFAGIFATIVPALAILKAGAHGPAAPLISAVEKPWHFFWVTGTLSSFLDNAPTYLTFFTTAIGKLYPSGIVEKTAAQLLMGREDQLAAFFQQVQGDPAMKGYIAETAKSHGVAAGAMTAEMFSGFKYLLAISVGAVFMGANTYIGNAPNFMVKSIAEEAGVTMPSFFGYMLKYSLPILVTSFVVVTFAFYAGDGAINLALRYGVPAVSITYIVFMLLFQRGGRR, encoded by the coding sequence GTGAAGCGCGTTTTCTTCCTCATTGCGATATTGCTGCTGTGCGTTGTCGGCTGGGCACAGGCCGATGCGCCGGATCCCCTCCCAGTGGAAACGCCGCCAACCGAAAGCCCCGCCGAGCCGGCGGCGGCACCGATTGCGGAACAGCCGCTGGACACCCCGGTCGTCGCACAACCGGCGGAGACGTTGCCGGTCGCGGCACCGGAAACGGCCCCGGCCGACGCGCCCGCCGCCGAAAGCGGTCATGGGGGCGGTCATCATGGCGTGCCGGGCGACGAGTTGTCGCTTCTGTGGGTGATTCCCTTCGCGGGAATCTTGCTCTCGATCGCGCTTTTCCCCTTATTTGCGCCGCACTTCTGGCACGAACATTTCCCGAAAATCGCCGCCTTTTGGGCCTTGGCCTTTTCGGTGCCTTTCCTGGTGTTGTTCAAGGGCCCGGCGATTTACAGCCTGCTGCACATCTACTTGGTGGACTACATTCCGTTCATCATCTTGCTTTGGGGCTTGTACACCGCCGCCGGGGCCATGATTGTCCGCGGCACGTTGCGGGGCAGCCCCGCGGTCAATTTGCTGCTGCTGCTGATCGGCACGCTGTTGGCAAGCTGGATAGGCACGACGGGCGCGAGCATGTTGCTGATCCGCCCGGTTTTGCGCGCTAACGCCTGGCGCAAGAACAAAACCCACGTGGTCGTGTTCTTCATTTTCCTCGTGTCCAACATCGGCGGGAGCTTAACACCGCTGGGCGATCCTCCTTTGTTCCTGGGCTTCATTCACGGCGTGAGTTTCTTCTGGACCTTGCACCTGCTGCCGCAGATGTTCTTCGTGGTTTCGTTGCTGCTGGCGTTGTTCTTCGCCATGGACAGCTACTATTTCCGCCAAGAAGGTCCGGCGCCGGATGACGGCGTGGCCGAGCCGGTCAAGCTCGACGGCCTGCACAACATCCTGTTCTTCGGCGGCATCATGGGGGCCGTGCTGTTCTCCGGCATGGCGAAGCTGGGGCACCTCACGGTGGGCGGCGTCCACGTCGAATACCAAAACCTCATTCGTGACGGCGTCATTGTGCTGATGGGTGTGCTGAGCATAATGTCGACGAAGAAGCAGTTGCGCGACGACAACGAGTTCACGTGGTTCCCTATTAAGGAAGTAGCATATCTATTCGCCGGGATTTTCGCCACGATTGTACCGGCGCTGGCGATCCTCAAAGCCGGGGCTCACGGCCCGGCGGCGCCGCTGATTAGCGCGGTGGAAAAGCCGTGGCATTTCTTCTGGGTCACGGGAACGCTGTCGAGTTTCCTGGACAACGCGCCGACGTACTTGACCTTTTTCACGACGGCCATCGGCAAACTGTATCCGTCGGGTATCGTGGAAAAAACCGCGGCGCAATTGCTGATGGGGCGCGAGGACCAACTCGCCGCCTTCTTCCAGCAGGTACAGGGCGACCCAGCGATGAAGGGTTACATTGCTGAGACAGCCAAGAGTCACGGCGTGGCGGCCGGAGCGATGACCGCCGAGATGTTCAGCGGCTTCAAGTACCTGCTGGCGATTAGCGTCGGGGCGGTGTTCATGGGCGCCAACACGTACATTGGCAACGCGCCGAATTTCATGGTCAAATCCATCGCCGAAGAGGCGGGCGTGACGATGCCGTCGTTCTTCGGCTACATGCTGAAATATTCGTTACCGATACTGGTGACCTCCTTCGTGGTCGTCACTTTTGCTTTTTACGCCGGCGACGGCGCAATCAACCTGGCGTTACGTTACGGTGTGCCGGCGGTGTCG